The Fimbriimonadaceae bacterium DNA window TCCACGTACGATATGGCCCTCTCGTCGACGTCCGGCGCTCTGAATCGCAAGCTTGATTTTTATTACCTCTGTTACGACAACGAAGCGTACGGCAACACCGGCATGCAGCTCTCCTCCGCCACCCCCTTTGCCGCGAGTACGGCGACATCGCCCTGCAGTCTGCAGCATCCCGCCGCGACGACGCAGGAGAAGAAAGACATCTTTGAGATCTGGCGGGCGCATCGTCCGCCCTACATCGCGACGGTCGCCCCACGGTATCCGCTGGATTTGGAGGAGAAGTTCGCGCGCGCCGCCGCCTTCACCGGACCGAAGATGTTCCTGGCCCTTGCCGCCTGTCCGACGGGCTGGTTGTACGATCCGGGAGCCACGCCGGAGGTGGCCAAGTTGGCTGTGGAGACCGGCCTCTGGCCGCTGAAAGAGGCGATCAACGGGGTGGTCACCCACACGTATATTCCCAGGCGCAAGCCGGTCGAGGCGTATCTGCAACTGCAGGGACGGTTTCGGCATCTGTTCGAGCCGACGGTACAAGCGGACGCCATCCGGCACATCCAAGAGCAGGTGGATGCCTACTGGCGGCTGGCGACCTAGGACCAGGCATGAGGCGAGTGCGAATAAGTGTAAGGGTGGGGGTATCGTGCCTGCTCGTGCTCTTCGTCCTGGCGAGCGGTTGCGCAGAACAGAGGCCTGCATCCGGCACTGGTCGTGTCACGCCGGCGCATTTGCCGGATGTACGAACGCCCATTCCGTTGGGGGCAGAAGCGCGGCAGGAACATCGCGCCGTCATGCTCCAGCATCTGGAGACGATCCAGGCGATTGTGGCGGCCTTGGCGGAAGAGGACTACCGGCTGGCCCAAGGATTGACCGAAACGCATCTGGGATTCTTTATGCATCGGCATGCGATGGCTCGGCAGCAGCCGGAGAATTTTCCTCCGGCCTATCACGATCTCGCGATGGCGCATCATGCGGCTGCCGAGCAGTTGGCCGATGTGATGCCGACGAACGATCTGAAGCGGATCCTGCCCGAGTTCAATAACGTGCTGAAGGCCTGTGTCGCCTGTCACTTGGAATATAGACTCCGTCATTCATAACAAGGAGAACGGCATGTCGGATGCAAAGATCAGTGTCACGTTCGAGCAAGACCATGACCGGCTGGACGCGCTCTTCACTACCTTCCAGCAACAGAAGCGCACGGATTTCGCCAAGGCCAAGGAGGCCTTCGTCGAGTTTAAGTTTGGCCTGCAGCGGCATATCGTCTGGGAGGAAGACGTGCTGTTTCCCAAGTGGGAGGAAAACTCCGGCATGGCGGAAGGCGGGCCCACGCAAGTCATGCGGACCGAGCACCGGATGATCGGCGATTGCCTGGAAGCCATTCATGAAAAAGTGCAGGCACAGAATCCCGACAGCGACCGAGAGGAGCAACGATTGTTGGAGATTCTGAAATCGCACAACATGAAGGAGGAGCGGATTCTGTACCCCTCGATCGATCAGGTGATCAGTGACGGGGAGCGGGCAGAGTTGTATCAGGCCATGAAGGAGATTCCGGAGGAGCGGTATCGAACCTGTTGCGGGAGTGAACGGTCATGAGGGGGCGGGGCTTTCTTGCGCTGGGTGGTCTGCTGGCACTGCTCTGCATGGCCGTCGCGCCCGGAGGGAATGCGTTCTCCCCCGATCGAGCAGGAGAGAATTCCCCGTCGAAGGAACCGTCGGTGGTGTGGACGGTGGCCGATTCGAGCGGAATGACGGCGAATCCTCACAGCGATTTGATTTTTCGTGCGACCGGCGCGAAGACATGTATGGATTGTCATCGTGTCGGAAAAGACGGCCTGATGTTGGCGCAGGTGGAAGACAATCGGTTGGTGCAGGAACTCAAGGCCAAGGCGAAGGGTGTGCACGGGCCTGGGCGTTTCGCAGACTGTTTGCGCTGTCACGCCGGCGGCAACAAGGGGGTTGAGAAATACCGGAAGTAACCGGTGCGTGATGACACGCGGGTATCATCTATGACAGGAGTGCGGTCGCGCCTGTTCGCGGTGGTCGCGGCGACGGTCGGTGCGGTTCTCAGCGCATTGGCCTTTGAAGCGCTGCTCAGTCTCGACAAGGTCACGCCCTTCGGCCATACGCAGTACGGGCACGGCGTCGGCTGGGCGGGCTTGGCCGTCACGCTGCTGGTGTTCGTCTATCCGCTTCGGAAACGGACCAGTCCCTCGCGTCGATGGCCGCGCGGGTGGTTTCGAGTTCACATGGTGGCGGGCGTCCTGGGGCCGCTGCTGATTTTTCTTCACTCCGGTGCCCATTACCATGCGATCGTTCCGATCCTGGCCATGGGGTCCATGGTGATCGTGGTCTTGAGCGGAATCGTGGGGCAGTTGGTGCATGCCGTGAGTCTGAGGGCGCTCAACGAGGAACGTCACCACCTTCAGCATCAAGGCCTCTCTGAGAGTGAGGTCGACGCCCAGTTGCACGGGATGGCGTCTCAGGAAGAGGCCTTTCGTCTTTGGCAGGCTATCCATGCACCGATGACGCTGATGTTCTTGGTCTTCACCGTCCTGCATGTGGTAGGGGCGTTGTTCTTTGCCGGAATGTCGTGACTCATGCGCTACCTCCCGCTTCCGAGAACAGCGGTTCCGGCTGTGGCGTTGACAACCCTGGTGCTGGTGATATGGATAGGGTGGGGGACGGTGCGGAGCCCCGCCGCCTTCTGGGCTCCGGGCGACCTCAGCCGCTACCATGTGGATCGAGGCGGGTGCACCAATTGTCACGAGCCGTTTCGAGGGCCCAGTCCCGCCCGTTGCATCGCTTGCCATACTGAAGGGTACTTTGAGGCTCGAGCGACGCCTGCCGTGGCCGGGTGGCATCGCGCGCTGGTCGTCGAACGGCAGGCCTGCACCGGTTGCCATTCGGAGCATCGCGGAACGCTGGCTCAGATTACCGAGCAGACGCGTACCAATCCCCATGGAGAATTTATCTTTCGCGCGACGGGGACCAACTCCTGCACGGTCTGTCATGAATTTGGAAACAGGATAGCCACCCATCCGACGCTGCGAGACGAGGCGGTCGTACGGCAATTGTATGAGAAGGGGCGCGGGGCCCATCGACCGGGTCGGATGGGACATTGTCTCGTCTGTCATGGCGGGGGTGGGCCATGAACGGAGGTGAACCGAGGCCTATGCAGCTGAATCTTGACCAGGCCTTTCCTACTGAGCAGTCTCTTCGCGACATGATCGTGAAGCACAAGGTCTGTTTCGACCATGACCCATTTTACGTCAAGACGGGAGGGGGCGAGGTCGTTCAGATCGGATTTCAGCTCAACCTGTATGGGGCGTTCGACAATCCCGCCCAGTTGCCGCTGGGCGATGATGAGGAACATCGGGCGATTCTCGGCGATCTGCAGCGACTCTGCCGAGTGTTTTTCCAGACGCTCGATTTGCTCAAGCCCTGCGAGCATCCGCAACCGCCTGCCCACCGCATCGTGTTTTCACCGGAACGAAAGAATCGGGCGGAAGTCTGTCTCCAGATTCCCATTTTCGATCTGGCGCATTTTCGCGACAGTTCAGCGCGCCAGGTGCAGGACCTGCTGGCCACGGCCGAATGTTTGTTGACGCATGTCGGCGCGAGACGGCGGGTCTGGGACGACGACGTGAGCAAACCGGCGTCGTCCTCCACCGCTGGTTGTGAAGGCCGTCAGGGGGCAGAGGGACGCTAGGTCTGCCGAAGCCGGATCGAGGTGAACCGGTCTCTGCAATAGCCATATTTCCCTATGGCATGTAGGATTGCCTTGTGGGAGTTTGTGCGGAAGGCCATGACGAAGCCACGCTTTGAATAGCGTCCAGACCGTCCGGTTTGCCTATCGAGCGTCCGCGATTCGTATCATCGGTGCCGGTTATTGGCGAAAAGGAAAGGCTGTGTATGAACACGAAAATAAAATATCGAGATGAACCATTGGGCGCGATTCGTATCATTCCGGATTTTCTGCCCTCGCCTGCCGAATTGGCTTTTCGTGATGAAGGTATCAAGGTGACCCTGGCCTTGAGCAAAAAGAGTGTGGACTTCTTCAAGGCCGAAGCCTCCCGGCATCACACGCAATACCAGCGCATGATTCGCCGTTTGCTCGATGCGTATGTCGAGAGGCAGCCTCAGGACGCTTCCTTCACGTTCGCCACGAACGGCTCGCCCGCGTGGGGCTCGTAAGCGCAGTACCGCGTAAGTCACGAATCACTTCCCTGCTACCCTGATCCTCGCATCCACAATGCTGTAGCCCTGTCCCGGCGGAAGGGCGAAGATCGGATTGAGGTCCAGTTCCACGATCTCCGGCACCTCTTCGACTAACCGCGAGAGCCGCAGCAGCAGATCCTGAATCGCATCGACGTCGGCCGGCGGGTGCCCGCGATACCCTTGCAGTAGGCGATAGCCCTTTATGCTGCGAATGAGGTCGGCGGCATCCAGCTCCGTCAGCGGGGTGATCCGGAAACGCACATCTCCCAGAATTTCGACATGGATCCCGCCGAGCCCGAAGCCGATCAAGGGGCCGAAGGAGGGATCTTGAACCATCCCCGCCATCATCTCGACGCCGCCTTTCACCATCGGCTGGACGAGCACGCCTTCCATCGCGTCCGTCTGCTGCTCTTGAGACAGGCGTGCGGCGATCTCCTCATACGCATGGCGCACCTCGGCCTTACTCGTGAGATTCAGATGCACGCCGCCGATCTCCGTCTTATGGACGAGGGTATGCGAGGCTAATTTCACGGCGACCGGAAAGCCGATCTGCGCAGCAAGTGCGGCGGCCTCCTCGGCGCTGGTCGCCACTCCGCCCGGAGGCAGCGTGATTGCCATGGCGGACAAGACCGCGCGCGTTTCAGTGACCGTCAACCAGCCGCCTCCCCTGGTGGCCAGCACGTCGCGGCAGATGGTCTGAACGGCCGGCAGATCCAGATCGTCGAAGTCGGGCACCATGCCGAGCGGGCGATCGCGCCACTGGACGTATCTGGCGATGGTGCCTAGGACACGCGCGGGGAGTTCAGGCAGGCCGAACGTCGGAATGGTTTCCCCGGGCAGGGATAATCGGCGCTCGCGATCGGACTCCACCATCCAGCCCACATAGACCGGCTTCTTGATCGGCTGTGCCGCCCGCGCCGCAGCAATCCCTCGGGTGATGCCTGCCGCAATCGGATCGACGTCGGTGCTGGTGACGGCGATGTACAAGATGATCAAAGCGTCGATGTCGTCGGAGGTCAGGAGCGTGTGGATGGCCTCATGGTACTGCTCAGGGCCGGCCGAAGCGATTAAGTCGACCGGGTTGCGCAGCGAGGCGGAGGCGGGGAGAAACGGCGAAAGCCGCGTGATCGTCGCCTGAGACAACTCCGGCACCTCCAGGCCGGCTGCTTCACAGGCATCCGCGCAGAGAATGGCCGGCCCGCCTGCATTGGTCAGGATGCCGACCCGTGTGCCTTTGGGCAAAGGCTGCTCCGACAGAGCCGCCGCGAGCGCGAACATATCTTCCAGCGTATCGGCCCGCAGAATGCCAGTTTGTTGAAACAAGGCCTCGACCGCGACATCGTTGGCGGCCAGCGCGGCGGTGTGTGAGCCGGCGGCACGTTTGCCGGACGATGTCCGGCCTGCTTTGAGTGCGACGATCGGTTTGTTGCGGCTGACTCGCCGCGCGATGTGCGCGAACCGCCTGGGGTTCCCGAACGATTCCACATACAACAAAATGACGGTTGTGGCGTGATCACTCTCCCAATACTGCAACAGGTCGTTCACGGAGACATCCGCCTTGTTGCCGACGCTGACGAAGGTCGACAGGCCGAGTTGCAATCGTCGTGACGCCGCGAGCAGGGCCAGCCCCAAGGCGCCGCTTTGGGATGACATCGCAATCGAACCGGCGAGCGGAAAGGTGGAGGTGAAGGTGGCGTTGAGCTGCACCGACGGGTCTGTATTCAGGATGCCGAAGCAGTTCGGCCCGACCATGCGCATGCCATGCTGCCGGACCTTGTCCAACAGTTGCGCTTGCAGTCGACGCCCTTCCTCGCCGACCTCGGCGAACCCGGCAGTGATGACCACCAGGGCGCGGACTCCGGTTGCCGCGCAGTCGTCCACCACGGAAAGGACCGCGTCTTTGGGCACGGCAATGACTGCGAGATCGGCCGGTTCCGGCAGGGCATGGAGCGAGGGAAAGGTGTCGACCCCCGCGATTGTGGATGCATGCGGGTTGACGGCGTAGCAGCGCCCGCGAAATCCATTGCTGTGGAGCGCGTCGAGGAGGCGATACCCGATACTCTGCGGAGAGCGAGAGGCGCCGATCACGGCGACGGTGCGGGGATGGAAGAGGGGACGCAGTGAGGCGGTTGTGGCGACCCGCTCGCGCCATTCCGATTGCCGCACGCTCTCATCGGTTGGGGTCAGCGATAATTCGACCTCCATGTCGCCGCCGTCAAGATGTTCTTCCATGGTGAAGCCGGATGTGGCGAACACCTCACGCATCGCCAGATTGTCGGCATGGGTGATGGCCCAGAGTTTGGTGAACCCGTGCCGGATGGCGAGTAGGGCCAGACGTTCGAGCAGAATCGTGCCGAGCCCGTGCCCATGGAGCCGGTCGTCGACGGCCATGGCGACTTCCGCCTCATGCGGGTTTCGCGCATGGTACGACCCTGAAGCGATAATGCTCAGCGTATCGTCCTGGCGCCGGAGAGCGAGCAGCGTGAGGCTCCGCTGTGGCTGCGACGAATCGCAGAGTGTGCGGATCACCTCGGCGGGGGGATCGGTTTCCGAGAAAAATCGATGGCGCGTTGCCGCCGGAGAGAGACGTTCGACGAAGCGTTGCAACTCGTCGGCGTCGCCTGGTTGCGCGATCCGCAGCAAGGCCGTGGTGCCATCGCTCAGGATCGTGTGCCCCGCGTCTGGTCCATCGTCCCGTAGGGGGGGTATGTGGCGCGGGCGAAGACGTTGCATCGAATCACCTCGTCAGCAGGCTCGGTTTCACGATCAGCAGCAACCCCAGTGCGATCATGACCGCGCCGCTGAGGAGTTTCAACCACCGGCCTTCGCGTTCGTCCAACTTGCGGCGTCCCAAGGTGACGACCGCCAGCGTGACCATCAGCGCATCGTCGGCGATGTAGGCGAGATTGTAAAGCCCGAGGTAGGCATAGTAGTGCCAGGTTGGCAGATGGTAGGTGCTCAACACCTGGGTGTAGAGGGCGGGGAATCCGGCCGTGCACAGTAACTCGACGAGGTTGACCAAGCCCGCCAGCACGATCACGCCGACCAGGGCGCCGGCTCGATGTTCCGCCTGGACGATCCGGCGGATCCTCGCATAGAGCCCAGGCTTGGCGGCGTCCGGAATGCTCAACGAAAATCCCCGCCGGAACGCGAAAAAGTCTTTCACGTTCACCAGGCCGATCCCTATGGCCAGCGCTCCCAATATGAACTGGACGGCATGGGACAGGCCGATCAGTAGAAACAGGTTCAGCCAGGCCGCCATAAAGGCAAAATAGATGAGACCGCTCACCAGCACGAAGGTGCCGGAGATGAGCACCATGCCGAAGCGGTCGCGCAGGGTCGCCAGCAACGACAAGAGAAACAGGAGGACCCACATCGCACAGGGATTGAAGCCGTCGAGCAGGCCGATGGCGAGCGTGAACAGTGGAAGGCCCAACTCAGCGACGCCGACGCGGCCCACCCACGGCAGCACGATGGTATCCGCCTCAGCCGTGGCTTGGGCTTTGGCCTGGCAGTCCGGCTGGGCCGGGCGGCAGGCGACAAACGGTTCGGCGGCTGGCGTGGTGGGGGGATGCTCGAGCATGGCGAGGAGACGGGCGCCGGTGGTGTGATCGTCCTGGTATCCGACGATCAGTTCCCCATTCAGATAGAACGCCGGCACTCCGACCACCGAGAGGGCCTGGTCTTGCGCGAGCCTGTGCAGTCGTGCCAACGCATCGCGATCGACCGCGATGTCGTGAAACAGGATGCGGAGGTCGGGATGAGTCCGTCGAAGCTGTTCGAGAAAGACTTTCGCCGCCTCGCAATGGGGGCAGCCGGTACGTACGAACACTTCCACATCGGGGGCCGGCTCCGAGGTCATGCCGACTCCCGGCCTTATGACCAGACAGAAGAGGAGCAGGAGCAGGCCGGTGCCCACGTGTCCATACCGAACCATACGGCCTCCGGCCCGTCGGCTAACTCACAAATTCGGGTGCCGCGACGGAACGGATATAGGACAACACGTCCAGCATTTGTTGATCCGTCAATTTCCCCCGATAGCCGTGCATGGGGCTGAACAGGGCCCCGTTCGCAATCGTGATCAGCAATTCCCAATCGGTTTTCACCCGCGAGTTGACCGACTGAAAATTCGCCGGCCGCACGATCAGATACTGCCCATCCGGTCCGTTCCCGTCCAGTTTGTCGCCATGGCACCGGAGGCAGTTTTTTTCATAGATGGCCTGGCCGTCGCGAGGATTGCCGCGATTGGTCTGGCCGGCGGCCCAGGTGCTTCCCAGGATCACGAGGCAAAGAGCGCAGAGAATACTGAAGGTTTTCATGCGGGACTCCTTTATGGTTCGACGATGATTCGATGTCTTCCGAAAGATTGCCGCTCACCTCATCGTACTAACAACACGGGACAGGGGACCTGGTGGAGCAGTGCGTGAGAAATACTCCCCAGAAGAAACCGCTCCAGTCCTTTCCGTCCGTGTGAGCCGATGATCAACAGGTCTGCCGATTTGGCGCGTTCCGTCAAAATGTCCGTGGGATCGCCCACACTCACCTGCGTCCCGACCGTATACCGGTTGTTCATCACCGAGGCGGCGAGCTGTTTGACCAAATCTTCCGCCGAGCGTACGGCGATGCCGGTCCAGTCTTGAAGCGGAAAGAGGCTGAAGGGATCGGTGGCGGGAATGGGCCGCACCACGCTCACAATGGTGAGATCGACCGGATTTCTAAACGGGTGGGCGAGCAGCCAGGATTTGATGCGCTCGGCGTCCTCATGTCCTTCGACGGCCACCGTGACTCGCTTGACCGGTCCCTCCCGTTCCTTCACGATCAACGTCGTACAATCCGCATGCAGCGCGACGCGATGGGAGACACTGCCCAGGACGAATTCGCCGACACGCCCGCGTCCCCGCGCGCCGAGCACGATCAGCTCCGGACGAAGATCCCGCGCCTTGTCCAGAATCAGCGATGCCGGTTTGGCGAACTCACAGACGCGGGTGATGGACACTCCCTTCGCGGGCAGGAGCGTGGTGGTGTGATCCAGGAGCTGCTCGCCCGCCTTCTTCATGGCAGTGCGGAAGTCGTCATAGCCCTGCATGCTGCTCACTTCCGCGACGATGGGATATTGAAACATCCCGAGGTCGATTCCATGCAGCAGAACGACCTCATGCAGATCGTAGAGATACGAGGCTTCTCGAACGGCCGCAAACGCCTGCTCCGACCAGTCCAGTGCGATCAGAACGCGCATAGGCCTCCTTCCTTTAGAACAACGGATGCGGCGACGTGCCGAAGGGCATCAACCGCGGGGAATCGCCGACGTTGCCTCGAATGCGCCACTGTCCGTCTTCGAACGTCATGTAGTGAACTTCTTCATACCAACTATCGATCGGGACACGTAAGCCGCCGGTCTTTGAGCGTCCGGACAAGCTGCCGGTGCAGGTGACTTCGATGATAGTGTTCGAGCCGCTGCCGACCTTGGCCAGCCT harbors:
- a CDS encoding cytochrome c, whose amino-acid sequence is MLFVLASGCAEQRPASGTGRVTPAHLPDVRTPIPLGAEARQEHRAVMLQHLETIQAIVAALAEEDYRLAQGLTETHLGFFMHRHAMARQQPENFPPAYHDLAMAHHAAAEQLADVMPTNDLKRILPEFNNVLKACVACHLEYRLRHS
- a CDS encoding hemerythrin domain-containing protein, whose amino-acid sequence is MSDAKISVTFEQDHDRLDALFTTFQQQKRTDFAKAKEAFVEFKFGLQRHIVWEEDVLFPKWEENSGMAEGGPTQVMRTEHRMIGDCLEAIHEKVQAQNPDSDREEQRLLEILKSHNMKEERILYPSIDQVISDGERAELYQAMKEIPEERYRTCCGSERS
- a CDS encoding GNAT family N-acetyltransferase produces the protein MQRLRPRHIPPLRDDGPDAGHTILSDGTTALLRIAQPGDADELQRFVERLSPAATRHRFFSETDPPAEVIRTLCDSSQPQRSLTLLALRRQDDTLSIIASGSYHARNPHEAEVAMAVDDRLHGHGLGTILLERLALLAIRHGFTKLWAITHADNLAMREVFATSGFTMEEHLDGGDMEVELSLTPTDESVRQSEWRERVATTASLRPLFHPRTVAVIGASRSPQSIGYRLLDALHSNGFRGRCYAVNPHASTIAGVDTFPSLHALPEPADLAVIAVPKDAVLSVVDDCAATGVRALVVITAGFAEVGEEGRRLQAQLLDKVRQHGMRMVGPNCFGILNTDPSVQLNATFTSTFPLAGSIAMSSQSGALGLALLAASRRLQLGLSTFVSVGNKADVSVNDLLQYWESDHATTVILLYVESFGNPRRFAHIARRVSRNKPIVALKAGRTSSGKRAAGSHTAALAANDVAVEALFQQTGILRADTLEDMFALAAALSEQPLPKGTRVGILTNAGGPAILCADACEAAGLEVPELSQATITRLSPFLPASASLRNPVDLIASAGPEQYHEAIHTLLTSDDIDALIILYIAVTSTDVDPIAAGITRGIAAARAAQPIKKPVYVGWMVESDRERRLSLPGETIPTFGLPELPARVLGTIARYVQWRDRPLGMVPDFDDLDLPAVQTICRDVLATRGGGWLTVTETRAVLSAMAITLPPGGVATSAEEAAALAAQIGFPVAVKLASHTLVHKTEIGGVHLNLTSKAEVRHAYEEIAARLSQEQQTDAMEGVLVQPMVKGGVEMMAGMVQDPSFGPLIGFGLGGIHVEILGDVRFRITPLTELDAADLIRSIKGYRLLQGYRGHPPADVDAIQDLLLRLSRLVEEVPEIVELDLNPIFALPPGQGYSIVDARIRVAGK
- a CDS encoding cytochrome c, which produces MKTFSILCALCLVILGSTWAAGQTNRGNPRDGQAIYEKNCLRCHGDKLDGNGPDGQYLIVRPANFQSVNSRVKTDWELLITIANGALFSPMHGYRGKLTDQQMLDVLSYIRSVAAPEFVS
- a CDS encoding universal stress protein, with the protein product MRVLIALDWSEQAFAAVREASYLYDLHEVVLLHGIDLGMFQYPIVAEVSSMQGYDDFRTAMKKAGEQLLDHTTTLLPAKGVSITRVCEFAKPASLILDKARDLRPELIVLGARGRGRVGEFVLGSVSHRVALHADCTTLIVKEREGPVKRVTVAVEGHEDAERIKSWLLAHPFRNPVDLTIVSVVRPIPATDPFSLFPLQDWTGIAVRSAEDLVKQLAASVMNNRYTVGTQVSVGDPTDILTERAKSADLLIIGSHGRKGLERFLLGSISHALLHQVPCPVLLVR